Genomic window (Chloroflexota bacterium):
GACGGGCGGGTTGAGGCATTCCTCAATCGTCGTCCAGATCGAAAAGTTGGGCGCGAAGTCGTAGCCGCGCACTTCCAGGTTGGCCCCGTCGCGAATGCCGATCTCGTCAATCTCGTCGAAGAGATGTTTTTCGGCATAGCGGGCAAACACGTCGGCCAGGCCCGGCTCTACGCCGCTGCCGCTCAGGGCCAGCAGGCCTCTGGTCCGCCACTGCTCGTGGCGCTCGAACTGATAATCGCCGAGCTTGACGCCGGGCTTGCTAAGCGGCTCGGTCGGGTGCGGCTCGGAGAGCGTCATCGCCATATCCATGTAATGACACCCGGCCTCGAAGGCCGCCTCAAAGATGGAAACGTTGAAGACGGGATCGCAGGCGTTCATGATGAGCTGAACGCCGTGCCGGCGAGCGAGGGCAACAATTTGATCTTTGTTGCTCGCGTCTACTCTGGCGGCGGGGAAGCGGGCCGGGTCGTCCAGTTTGGCCGCCACTTCCTCGGCGCGCTTCAGGTTGTAGTCGGCCAGAACCATCTGCTCCAGCCAGGGTCGCTTTTTGGCGATGACGGCAATGGCTTCACCCACGCCGCCGACGCCGACTAACAGGACTTTCATAAAAGTGTCTCCTTGTTTATCGGGGTTAAAATAAGAACGGGCAACGATGGCCCGTTACCCGTTCATTGATCGCGAACTACGACACGTCAGAGATTACTTACGACAAGTATCTTTCAAAAAAGAGCAAGTTGCCATCCTGGCAAGGGGTCTTATGGAAGCTGGAGCCGTCAGGCATCCCCGGAGTCGGGGACCTTCACTTTCACTTCCGCCGGTTCGGCTTTCACTTTCCAAACTTTGAGGGCGCGGTCAATAAAGAGAATGCCATCCAGATGATCGATCTCGTGTTGAAAGATGCGGGCCAGCCAGCCTTCGGCCTTGAGCTTGATCGGCTTGCCCTGCAGGTTAAAGCCTTTGACGGTCACGGCGGTGCATCGTTCCACGTCGCCGGCGTAACCGGGGAGCGAGAGGCAACCCTCGGCGCCGATCTCCATCGTCTCGCTGGCTTTGATGATCTCTGGATTGATCACCCGATAGAGTTTGGGCGACTCCGGCTCCCGGCCTTCTTCTGGC
Coding sequences:
- a CDS encoding saccharopine dehydrogenase NADP-binding domain-containing protein, with the protein product MKVLLVGVGGVGEAIAVIAKKRPWLEQMVLADYNLKRAEEVAAKLDDPARFPAARVDASNKDQIVALARRHGVQLIMNACDPVFNVSIFEAAFEAGCHYMDMAMTLSEPHPTEPLSKPGVKLGDYQFERHEQWRTRGLLALSGSGVEPGLADVFARYAEKHLFDEIDEIGIRDGANLEVRGYDFAPNFSIWTTIEECLNPPVIWEKDRGWYTTPPFSEPEVFEFPEGIGPVECVNVEHEEVLLVPRWVKCKRVTFKYGLGDQFISYLKMLHAIGLDNKNKIKVKDVEVAPRDVVAACLPNPAYLGGQMSGKTCAGTWVKGSKDGKPRQVYLYQVADNEMTMRNYGVQAVVWQTAVSPVIMMELIATKAWQGAGVLGPEAFDPDPFMALMPEFDFPYGMREM
- the def gene encoding peptide deformylase; protein product: MPVREIITPENPVLRQKARRVTAFGPALRQLVDDMVETMREAPGVGLAAPQVAVSQRVIVVEYAPEPEEGREPESPKLYRVINPEIIKASETMEIGAEGCLSLPGYAGDVERCTAVTVKGFNLQGKPIKLKAEGWLARIFQHEIDHLDGILFIDRALKVWKVKAEPAEVKVKVPDSGDA